CCAGAGGTGAAAGAATTAATGAACTTTATTTACAGCAGAAGGAGGATGAAAACCTTCAATTGCAGAGAGAGAATGAAGTAAGCAAACATACATTGAAAATTAACAGATTGCTTAGCTTTTTTGTGGGATTTGTAGCCCTTTTTATGGTTGTTTTGGCCTATATAATTTACAGAAGCAATCGTCTGAAAACGAAACTAAATGAAGAGTTGCAGGAAAAAAACGCAGATATAGACCTGCAAAGACAGCAAATATCAGATCAAAATGAGATCCTCGAAAATATAATTGCAGCCAAAGACAAAATGCTCTCCATCATAGGGCACGACCTGCGAAGTCCGTTGGCCTCGATAATGAGCACCCTGGAGGTGATAAGAATGGGAGTGTTTACACCAGAACAACAGGAAGAAGTATTTAAAGGATTACATAACAAGGTCATAATGGTATCTCATATGATGGATAACCTGCTGAGCTGGGCGGTAAGTCAGCAAATGGGCATTGTAGTGGCATTCGAGCGGGTAGATGTGTCTGCCATGGTTGATCAGGTGCTGGCTGTGGCAAACTTTTTGGCTAAAGATAAAGGCGTTGTCATAGAGCATAAAGCAGAAGAAGTATTTGCGTACGCCGATATTAATCATGTTAGAATAATTGTCCAGAATATTATCGGCAATGCTATTAAATTCACCCCAAAGGGAGGTAAAGTAAAGATATACTACTCTGACAGCGAAGACCATGTCGTTATACATGTAAAGGATTCCGGTTTGGGGATTACTCAGGAAAAACTCGACAGACTTTTCAATCAGGTAGGAAAGGGAATATCTGCAATGGGGACTAACAATGAAAAAGGTACCGGGATGGGGTTGATGCTGGTTGGGCAGTTTATAAGGGAGAATTACGGGCAGGTTGAGATCAAGAGCGAGGAAGGCAAGGGTACAGAGTTTAAAATTTGCCTGCAAAAATACAGGGAGGACGATGAATTATGTGCCACAGATACAAAATAAAAGCCTCCCAGATGTCTGAAAGGCTTTATAATATTCTTCTTTTTACTGCTTATACGGCGAAACTCTCCCCACAACCACAGGTGCGTGTCGCGTTTGGATTGATAAATTGAAAACCCTTACCGTTAAGTCCGTCTGAGAAATCTAATGTTGTTCCCAAGAGATACAACAGAC
This region of Fulvivirga ulvae genomic DNA includes:
- a CDS encoding tetratricopeptide repeat-containing sensor histidine kinase codes for the protein MFDFLHASGQNRLDSLLNIWRKEKADQSFVQDTSAINLLNDISRGYLYDNPDSAEYFAKSAYSLAIQQEVKAGRAWALNNLGSVYYVKGSYDKALEAYLKSLKIFEEIGNQNRTLWAYNNLGLIYIAQGRYDAAVREYQKIIESKAIKQDSLLLATGYFNLGLTFDHKNAADQATDYLQKSIEISVRNGFERLEVMATNLLGEIYLHDGEYDMAMKHYKQALDASYEDNWENSFAHAGLASVNYELGLYDKAISHGLESLEYAEKIKAKWDVQKVLKILSDTYVAKKDFEHAYQYHVLYKQYSDSLRSVARGERINELYLQQKEDENLQLQRENEVSKHTLKINRLLSFFVGFVALFMVVLAYIIYRSNRLKTKLNEELQEKNADIDLQRQQISDQNEILENIIAAKDKMLSIIGHDLRSPLASIMSTLEVIRMGVFTPEQQEEVFKGLHNKVIMVSHMMDNLLSWAVSQQMGIVVAFERVDVSAMVDQVLAVANFLAKDKGVVIEHKAEEVFAYADINHVRIIVQNIIGNAIKFTPKGGKVKIYYSDSEDHVVIHVKDSGLGITQEKLDRLFNQVGKGISAMGTNNEKGTGMGLMLVGQFIRENYGQVEIKSEEGKGTEFKICLQKYREDDELCATDTK